A stretch of Brassica rapa cultivar Chiifu-401-42 chromosome A08, CAAS_Brap_v3.01, whole genome shotgun sequence DNA encodes these proteins:
- the LOC103836425 gene encoding 40S ribosomal protein S15a produces MVRISVLNDALKSMFNAEKRGKRQVMIRPSSKVIIKFLIVMQKHGYIGEFEYVDDHRSGKIVVELNGRLNKCGVISPRFDVGVKEIEGWTARLLPSRQFGYIVLTTSAGIMDHEEARRKNVGGKVLGFFY; encoded by the exons ATGGTGAGAATCAGTGTACTCAACGATGCTCTCAAGAGCATGTTCAATGCGGAGAAACGAGGCAAGAGGCAGGTCATGATCAGGCCCTCCTCAAAAGTCATCATCAAGTTCCTCATCGTCATGCAGAAGCACg GCTACATTGGTGAGTTTGAGTATGTCGATGACCATCGCTCCGGAAAAATCGTTGTGGAGTTGAACGGGAGGTTGAACAAATGTGGCGTTATCAGCCCTCGTTTTGATGTTGGTGTTAAGGAGATTGAAGGTTGGACTGCTCGTCTGCTTCCTTCCAGACAG TTTGGGTACATTGTGTTGACTACTTCAGCTGGGATTATGGACCATGAAGAAGCCAGGAGAAAGAATGTCGGAGGCAAGGTCCTCGGTTTCTTCTATTGA